A part of Acidimicrobiales bacterium genomic DNA contains:
- a CDS encoding ABC transporter ATP-binding protein — protein sequence MGQPAVEIHGVTKRFRLYKEKPKTFKERFIRLGRNPYEEFYALRDVTIEVSEGETVGLLGHNGSGKSTLLKCVSGTLRPTQGAIRTYGRVAALLELGAGFHPDLTGRENVFLNGSILGFSKADMERKFDEIVDFSELEPFIDSQVKHYSSGMYARLGFAVAVNVDPDVLIIDEVLSVGDEAFQRKCMDRIKSFRREGRTMLFVTHAADLVRQICDRGAVLDHGELVMDGPPGEAVRAFRQTLLERGVEVPEEYLEDEAGQATGDVRAKTYRVRITSVQVEYPASTGSVLLPDEPMRVRIGYLATRPTSDAIFALEIHDQLGNLLLGVNTQVIDTPVGTIDGAGECVYEFERVPLQDGTYLVSVGIHNDTGVEYDQRVQLDSFEVMNPGRTIGLVHFPLDARVLVPRGAVGVQAAVRPETAS from the coding sequence ATGGGTCAGCCCGCCGTCGAGATCCACGGGGTCACCAAGCGCTTCCGCCTCTACAAGGAGAAGCCCAAGACCTTCAAGGAGCGCTTCATCCGCCTGGGGCGCAACCCCTACGAGGAGTTCTACGCGCTCCGCGACGTCACCATCGAGGTGAGCGAGGGCGAGACGGTCGGGCTGCTCGGCCACAACGGCTCGGGGAAGAGCACGCTGCTCAAGTGCGTGTCGGGCACCCTGCGGCCCACCCAGGGGGCCATCCGCACGTACGGCCGGGTGGCGGCGCTGCTGGAGCTGGGGGCCGGCTTCCACCCCGACCTGACGGGCCGCGAGAACGTCTTCCTCAACGGGTCGATCCTCGGGTTCTCCAAGGCCGACATGGAACGCAAGTTCGACGAGATCGTCGACTTCTCCGAGCTCGAGCCCTTCATCGACAGCCAGGTGAAGCACTACTCGTCGGGCATGTACGCGCGGCTGGGCTTCGCGGTCGCCGTCAACGTCGACCCCGACGTGCTGATCATCGACGAGGTGCTGTCCGTCGGCGACGAGGCGTTCCAGCGCAAGTGCATGGACCGCATCAAGTCCTTCCGCCGGGAGGGGCGCACCATGCTGTTCGTCACCCACGCCGCCGACCTGGTGCGCCAGATCTGCGATCGCGGCGCGGTGCTCGACCACGGCGAGCTGGTGATGGACGGCCCGCCCGGCGAGGCCGTGCGGGCCTTCCGCCAGACCCTGCTGGAGCGGGGCGTCGAGGTGCCCGAGGAGTACCTCGAGGACGAGGCCGGCCAGGCCACCGGCGACGTGCGGGCCAAGACGTACCGGGTGCGGATCACCTCGGTGCAGGTCGAGTACCCGGCGTCGACGGGCTCCGTGCTGCTGCCCGACGAGCCCATGCGGGTGCGCATCGGCTACCTGGCCACCCGGCCCACCTCCGACGCCATCTTCGCCCTCGAGATCCACGACCAGCTCGGCAACCTGCTGCTCGGCGTCAACACCCAGGTCATCGACACCCCGGTGGGCACCATCGACGGTGCCGGCGAGTGCGTGTACGAGTTCGAGCGGGTCCCGCTGCAGGACGGCACCTACCTCGTCTCGGTGGGCATCCACAACGACACGGGCGTCGAGTACGACCAGCGGGTGCAGCTCGACTCGTTCGAGGTGATGAACCCGGGCCGCACCATCGGCCTGGTGCACTTCCCGCTCGACGCCAGGGTGCTGGTGCCGAGGGGCGCGGTCGGGGTTCAGGCCGCGGTGCGGCCCGAGACCGCCTCGTAG
- a CDS encoding glycosyltransferase family 4 protein codes for MGRTGRIGFVPPRYGDEVVGGAEAVVTELAQGLAGRGWDVEILTTCARDHFTWANEYPPGVAATPDGVTVRRFPTVVDTPRAERAAIHHAILTGAPVDITMQQRWMNDDLRVPELFHHLLDHSDGYRALVFAPYLFWTTFACGQVAPSRTILMPCLHDEPEARLELFRPLFSGSAGLWFLADPERDLAEAIHPLLPPREVVGAGITVPTAYDPEGFRRRHGVEGRFLLYAGRREGAKNWEVLLDAFARATERHRLPFSLVTMGTGDVHPPAAIADRVVDLGFVSEAERNDAFAAADAYLQPSAYESFSRTVMEAWLAGTPVIANAASAVVRWHCERSGAGLVYDDEAELEQCLRFVADAPDAARRLAEPGRAYVLEHYDMGAVLDRVEATLDAWLPAGEG; via the coding sequence GTGGGACGCACCGGGCGCATCGGGTTCGTGCCGCCCCGCTACGGCGACGAGGTGGTGGGCGGCGCCGAGGCGGTGGTGACCGAGCTGGCCCAGGGCCTGGCAGGCCGGGGCTGGGACGTCGAGATCCTCACCACCTGCGCCCGCGACCACTTCACGTGGGCCAACGAGTACCCGCCCGGGGTGGCCGCCACCCCCGACGGCGTCACCGTGCGGCGCTTCCCCACGGTCGTCGACACGCCCCGCGCCGAGCGGGCCGCCATCCACCACGCCATCCTCACCGGCGCGCCGGTCGACATCACGATGCAGCAGCGGTGGATGAACGACGACCTGCGGGTGCCCGAGCTGTTCCACCACCTCCTCGACCACAGCGACGGCTACCGGGCCCTCGTGTTCGCCCCCTACCTGTTCTGGACCACGTTCGCCTGCGGCCAGGTCGCCCCGAGCCGCACGATCCTGATGCCCTGCCTCCACGACGAGCCGGAGGCTCGCCTCGAGCTGTTCCGCCCGCTGTTCTCGGGCAGCGCCGGGCTGTGGTTCCTGGCCGACCCCGAGCGCGACCTGGCCGAGGCGATCCACCCGCTGCTGCCTCCCCGCGAGGTCGTCGGTGCCGGCATCACGGTGCCCACCGCGTACGACCCCGAGGGGTTCCGGCGTCGCCACGGGGTCGAGGGGCGGTTCCTGCTCTACGCCGGCCGCCGGGAGGGCGCCAAGAACTGGGAGGTGCTGCTCGACGCCTTCGCCCGGGCCACCGAGCGCCACCGGCTGCCCTTCTCGCTGGTCACCATGGGCACGGGCGACGTGCACCCGCCCGCGGCCATCGCCGACCGGGTCGTCGACCTCGGGTTCGTCAGCGAGGCCGAGCGCAACGACGCCTTCGCGGCGGCCGACGCCTACCTGCAGCCGAGCGCGTACGAGAGCTTCTCCCGCACCGTGATGGAGGCGTGGCTGGCCGGCACGCCGGTGATCGCCAACGCGGCCTCGGCGGTGGTGCGGTGGCACTGCGAGCGCTCCGGCGCGGGTCTCGTGTACGACGACGAGGCCGAGCTGGAGCAGTGCCTGCGCTTCGTGGCCGACGCGCCCGACGCGGCGCGCCGGCTGGCCGAGCCCGGGCGGGCCTACGTGCTCGAGCACTACGACATGGGGGCGGTGCTCGACCGGGTCGAGGCCACCCTCGACGCCTGGCTCCCCGCGGGCGAGGGCTGA
- a CDS encoding glycosyltransferase family 4 protein has protein sequence MIRVALDGTPLLGHRTGVGVFTHEVLAELARRPGLRLTAWAATWRGRGRLAGHLPPGVRVPGMPMAARPLRAAWRRADLPPLELWTGPVDVAHGTNFVVPPTRRAARLVTVHDLTPVRFPELCTADTLQYPALLRRALRAGAHVHAVSHFVAAEVVELLGADPARVHVVPNGVTPRRPDPAAGSRPGPRVPPGGPYVLAVGTVEPRKDLPTLVRAFDLLAPGHPDLRLVLAGADGWGTAALDAAVAVARHAGRVVRVGWVGDAERDELLRGAVAVAYPSIYEGFGLPPLEAMAAGVPVVASTAGALPEVLGDAAVLVAPGDPPALAAALSGVIDSDALRRDLVARGRERAARFTWAATADGLVAIYEAVSGRTAA, from the coding sequence GTGATCCGGGTCGCGCTCGACGGCACGCCGCTGCTCGGGCACCGCACCGGGGTCGGGGTGTTCACCCACGAGGTGCTCGCCGAGCTGGCCCGCCGGCCCGGCCTGCGGCTCACCGCCTGGGCGGCCACCTGGCGGGGCCGGGGCCGGCTGGCCGGCCACCTGCCCCCCGGGGTGCGGGTGCCGGGGATGCCGATGGCGGCCCGGCCCCTCCGGGCGGCCTGGCGGCGGGCCGACCTCCCGCCCCTCGAGCTGTGGACCGGGCCCGTCGACGTGGCCCACGGCACCAACTTCGTGGTGCCGCCCACCCGGCGGGCGGCCCGCCTGGTGACGGTGCACGACCTCACCCCCGTGCGGTTCCCCGAGCTGTGCACGGCCGACACCCTCCAGTACCCGGCGCTGCTCCGCCGGGCGCTGCGCGCCGGGGCCCACGTCCACGCCGTGTCGCACTTCGTGGCGGCCGAGGTGGTGGAGCTGCTCGGCGCCGACCCGGCACGGGTCCACGTGGTCCCGAACGGCGTCACGCCCCGCCGCCCCGACCCGGCCGCGGGCTCGCGCCCCGGCCCCCGGGTGCCCCCGGGGGGGCCGTACGTGCTGGCCGTGGGCACCGTCGAGCCCCGCAAGGACCTCCCCACCCTGGTGCGCGCCTTCGACCTGCTGGCGCCCGGCCATCCCGACCTGCGGCTCGTGCTCGCCGGCGCCGACGGCTGGGGCACCGCCGCCCTCGACGCCGCGGTGGCCGTGGCCCGCCACGCCGGTCGCGTCGTCCGGGTGGGCTGGGTCGGCGACGCCGAGCGCGACGAGCTGCTGCGCGGCGCCGTCGCCGTCGCGTACCCGTCGATCTACGAGGGGTTCGGCCTCCCGCCCCTCGAGGCCATGGCCGCCGGCGTCCCGGTGGTGGCCAGCACCGCCGGCGCGCTCCCCGAGGTGCTCGGCGACGCGGCCGTGCTCGTCGCCCCCGGCGACCCGCCGGCGCTGGCCGCGGCGCTCAGCGGCGTGATCGACAGCGACGCCCTCCGCCGCGACCTCGTGGCCCGGGGGCGGGAGCGGGCGGCCAGGTTCACGTGGGCGGCCACGGCCGACGGGTTGGTCGCGATCTACGAGGCGGTCTCGGGCCGCACCGCGGCCTGA
- a CDS encoding glycosyltransferase family 4 protein has product MDVLVCGTQVPFMYGGAEQLTENLVGAFRAAGHRCEAVRLPTAWDRERLLDAALAWRLLPLQADLVVATNFPSYFVRHPRKVVYLFHQHRGAYDLAGSRWSDLALDEDALETQRQLAEWDTRALSEAERIFTISGVVSERLGRFNGLASEPLYHPEPLADRLHPGPFGDEVFCALRLEQNKRPELLVELMGHVRSGVRMAIAGRGTRAEALASLARERGVDGRVELLGFVDDDDLVRRYASCLCVVYAPYDEDLGYVTLQAFRAGKPVVTAGDAGGVLEWVEDGVNGFVTDGSPEAMAAAVDRLDADRALAARMGEAGRATVERMAGSSWQPVVDRLLGGSAG; this is encoded by the coding sequence ATGGACGTGCTCGTCTGCGGCACCCAGGTGCCCTTCATGTACGGCGGCGCCGAGCAGCTCACCGAGAACCTGGTCGGCGCCTTCCGAGCGGCCGGACACCGCTGCGAGGCGGTGCGGCTCCCGACGGCGTGGGATCGCGAGCGGCTGCTCGACGCGGCGCTGGCCTGGCGGCTGCTGCCGCTGCAGGCCGACCTGGTCGTGGCCACCAACTTCCCCAGCTACTTCGTGCGCCACCCCCGCAAGGTCGTCTACCTGTTCCACCAGCACCGCGGCGCCTACGACCTGGCCGGGAGCCGGTGGAGCGACCTGGCCCTCGACGAGGACGCGCTGGAGACCCAGCGCCAGCTGGCCGAGTGGGACACCCGGGCCCTGTCGGAGGCGGAGCGGATCTTCACCATCTCGGGGGTCGTGAGCGAGCGGCTCGGCCGCTTCAACGGGCTGGCCTCGGAGCCGCTGTACCACCCCGAGCCGCTGGCCGACCGCCTCCACCCCGGCCCCTTCGGCGACGAGGTGTTCTGCGCGCTCCGGCTCGAGCAGAACAAGCGCCCCGAGCTGCTGGTGGAGCTGATGGGTCACGTGCGCTCGGGCGTGCGGATGGCCATCGCCGGGCGCGGCACCCGGGCCGAGGCGCTCGCGTCGCTGGCCCGGGAGCGGGGCGTCGACGGCCGGGTCGAGCTGCTCGGCTTCGTCGACGACGACGACCTGGTGCGGCGCTACGCCTCGTGCCTGTGCGTCGTGTACGCGCCCTACGACGAGGACCTGGGGTACGTCACGCTCCAGGCCTTCCGGGCCGGCAAGCCGGTGGTGACGGCCGGCGACGCCGGCGGCGTCCTCGAGTGGGTGGAGGACGGCGTGAACGGCTTCGTCACCGACGGCTCGCCCGAGGCCATGGCCGCGGCCGTCGACCGGCTGGACGCCGACCGGGCCCTCGCGGCCCGGATGGGCGAGGCCGGGCGGGCCACCGTCGAGCGGATGGCCGGTTCGAGCTGGCAGCCCGTGGTCGACCGGCTCCTCGGCGGGAGCGCGGGGTGA
- a CDS encoding methyltransferase domain-containing protein — translation MSVHPDLTAGRVARLRAGLGLPPRPPGPDSGRPLLPAGAAAPAQGADASPTASPTASATASATASPTASPAASPAAGARAKAALRAGLRRVLAPVAGPLLNKVADSVAWRAVGRFEERLSEALADRVDPLARRLDATDTRLELCLAQIRALVPAIDALTAVDANAHVLVSGRKALDELPALTVNLELLKAQLLAYERTLELLGRAIAPDAGLPAAPARLAEQRAQLNRLERSLRGELAALAAQARPGETPVAEPAGEPPRGALPTEVAFDYVDFERRFRGDPAQVLDLQRGRYLDLLRHHQPVLDVGCGRGELLEVLRAEGIEGSGIDLDAGMVEVARAKGLDVHRADVLAHLRSLPEGSLGAVVSLQVIEHLPFEVLVEFVDLAVSRLRPGGLFVAETPNPTALIVLGHSYILDPSHVWPIHPSLAAFLCERAGFADVRVEFFSPADYYRLSLVDAGPEAPPWVATINQALERLNTVLFGPQDYAVIATTPRG, via the coding sequence GTGAGCGTCCACCCCGACCTGACGGCCGGTCGCGTGGCCCGGCTGCGCGCCGGCCTCGGCCTGCCGCCCCGCCCCCCCGGCCCCGACTCGGGTCGGCCCCTGCTGCCGGCGGGGGCGGCGGCGCCAGCGCAGGGGGCCGACGCCTCTCCCACGGCCTCTCCCACGGCCTCTGCCACGGCCTCTGCCACGGCCTCCCCCACGGCCTCCCCCGCGGCCTCTCCCGCAGCCGGGGCCCGGGCCAAGGCGGCGCTGAGGGCCGGCCTCCGGCGGGTGCTCGCCCCCGTGGCCGGGCCCCTGCTGAACAAGGTGGCCGACTCGGTGGCGTGGCGGGCGGTGGGCCGCTTCGAGGAGCGCCTGAGCGAGGCCCTGGCCGATCGCGTCGACCCGCTGGCCCGCCGGCTCGACGCCACCGACACCCGCCTCGAGCTGTGCCTGGCCCAGATCCGGGCCCTGGTGCCCGCGATCGACGCGCTGACCGCGGTGGACGCCAACGCCCACGTGCTGGTCTCGGGGCGCAAGGCCCTGGACGAGCTCCCGGCGCTCACCGTGAACCTCGAGCTGCTGAAGGCCCAGCTGCTGGCCTACGAGCGCACCCTCGAGCTGCTGGGGCGGGCCATCGCCCCCGACGCCGGCCTGCCCGCCGCCCCGGCCCGTCTGGCCGAGCAGCGGGCCCAGCTGAACCGCCTCGAGCGGTCGCTGCGGGGCGAGCTGGCCGCGCTGGCCGCCCAGGCCCGCCCGGGCGAGACCCCGGTCGCCGAGCCCGCGGGCGAGCCGCCGCGCGGAGCGCTCCCCACCGAGGTCGCGTTCGACTACGTCGACTTCGAACGCCGCTTCCGCGGCGACCCGGCCCAGGTGCTCGACCTGCAGCGCGGGCGCTACCTCGACCTGCTGCGCCACCACCAGCCCGTCCTCGACGTCGGCTGCGGCCGGGGCGAGCTGCTCGAGGTGCTGCGCGCCGAGGGGATCGAGGGGTCGGGCATCGACCTCGACGCCGGGATGGTCGAGGTCGCCCGGGCCAAGGGCCTCGACGTGCACCGGGCCGACGTGCTCGCGCACCTGCGCTCGCTCCCCGAGGGAAGCCTGGGCGCCGTCGTCAGCCTCCAGGTGATCGAGCACCTGCCGTTCGAGGTGCTGGTGGAGTTCGTCGACCTGGCCGTGTCGCGGCTGCGCCCGGGCGGCCTGTTCGTCGCCGAGACGCCGAACCCGACCGCGCTCATCGTGCTCGGGCACTCGTACATCCTCGACCCGAGCCACGTGTGGCCGATCCACCCGTCGCTCGCGGCCTTCCTGTGCGAGCGGGCCGGCTTCGCCGACGTGCGGGTCGAGTTCTTCTCGCCCGCCGACTACTACCGGCTGTCGCTGGTCGACGCCGGGCCCGAGGCCCCGCCGTGGGTCGCCACCATCAACCAGGCCCTCGAGCGCCTCAACACCGTGCTGTTCGGCCCGCAGGACTACGCCGTCATCGCCACGACGCCCCGCGGGTGA